A part of Sander vitreus isolate 19-12246 chromosome 8, sanVit1, whole genome shotgun sequence genomic DNA contains:
- the rassf8a gene encoding ras association domain-containing protein 8 isoform X1, producing the protein MELKVWVDGVQRVVCGVTEATTCQEVVIALAQAIGRTGRYTLVEKWRDTERHLAPHESPVASLNTWGQYAGDVQLILHRTGPSLTERPPSEGPPLRGPERGLHRQSLPPLAKLRHPNDRSLRRREPRRKSLTFTGAPRGLREILGGGRIGEAEAKRRLLHGNGGNHHHAGPAIGTASPGLWACRMEELVRLVGLQRETLNVLEKKLEAYEAELHAWAEGRGGRGGGCIGDPGGGGGLIEEIVRLEKHLRKNDVEMEEEEFWATELQIELESERQLEERLQELRGRLQGCEVEIEEKLAMVQSVEAGLEEERLQRERQETQWISEAEVRAQVLRVKAELKAQERQAVQLESSCRAVDRSLGQNGKKVQDMQHELEQLTKELRQVNLQQFIKQTGTKVTVLPAEPTEDESTHNSHGLVSDLVPLSGSLKRPVSSHTMSSHLRLLHSPLTSGLNPGGIYV; encoded by the exons ATGGAGCTCAAGGTCTGGGTGGATGGAGTCCAGAGGGTCGTCTGTGGGGTCACTGAGGCAACCACCTGCCAAGAAGTAGTGATTGCGCTGGCACAGGCCATAG GTCGCACTGGGAGATACACTCTGGTAGAAAAATGGCGGGACACCGAGCGTCACCTAGCCCCTCACGAGAGCCCTGTGGCTTCTCTGAACACCTGGGGCCAGTATGCTGGTGACGTCCAGCTAATCCTGCATCGCACAGGCCCCTCCCTGACTGAACGACCCCCCTCAGAAGGACCACCTCTCAGGGGGCCTGAACGTGGGCTGCATCGGCAGAGCCTCCCTCCTCTTGCAAAGCTTCGTCATCCCAACGATCGCTCCCTCCGCCGCCGTGAACCACGTCGCAAATCTCTGACGTTCACCGGTGCACCCAGAGGCCTTAGGGAGATACTAGGCGGAGGGCGCATCGGCGAGGCCGAGGCTAAACGAAGACTCCTTCATGGAAACGGTGGGAATCACCACCATGCAGGGCCAGCCATCGGGACTGCATCGCCTGGCCTGTGGGCCTGTCGCATGGAAGAGTTGGTCAGACTGGTCGGTCTACAGAGAGAGACTCTCAATGTGCTGGAGAAAAAGCTGGAGGCCTATGAGGCTGAGCTCCACGCCTGGGCTGAAGGGCGAGGGGGCCGAGGTGGAGGTTGCATTGGGGAcccaggtggaggaggagggctgATAGAGGAGATCGTGAGGCTGGAGAAGCATCTGAGAAAGAACGACgtggagatggaggaggaggagttttGGGCCACTGAGCTGCAGATTGAGctagagagtgagagacagctGGAGGAAAGACTGCAGGAGCTAAGAGGACGCCTGCAGGGCTGTGAAGTGGAGATTGAAGAAAAGCTGGCAATGGTACAG AGTGTAGAAGCAGGCCTGGAAGAGGAGCGGCTGCAGAGGGAGCGACAGGAGACCCAATGGATCAGTGAGGCTGAGGTTCGGGCTCAGGTGCTCAGGGTCAAAGCAGAACTGAAAGCCCAGGAGAGACAGGCTGTCCAGCTGGAGAGCAGCTGCAGAGCTGTGGACAGGTCACTTGGACAAAACGGCAAGAAAGTGCAG GACATGCAGCACGAGCTGGAACAGCTGACCAAGGAGCTGAGGCAGGTTAACCTGCAGCAGTTCATCAAGCAGACCGGCACCAAAGTCACAGTGCTGCCGGCCGAACCCACTGAGGATGAAAGTACTCACAACAGTCATGGTTTAG tctcAGATTTAGTTCCCCTGTCTGGCTCCCTGAAGCGCCCCGTGTCATCGCACACCATGTCAAGTCACCTCCGGCTCCTCCACAGCCCTCTCACTTCTGGCCTGAACCCAGGGGGGATCTATGTGTGA
- the rassf8a gene encoding ras association domain-containing protein 8 isoform X2, with the protein MELKVWVDGVQRVVCGVTEATTCQEVVIALAQAIGRTGRYTLVEKWRDTERHLAPHESPVASLNTWGQYAGDVQLILHRTGPSLTERPPSEGPPLRGPERGLHRQSLPPLAKLRHPNDRSLRRREPRRKSLTFTGAPRGLREILGGGRIGEAEAKRRLLHGNGGNHHHAGPAIGTASPGLWACRMEELVRLVGLQRETLNVLEKKLEAYEAELHAWAEGRGGRGGGCIGDPGGGGGLIEEIVRLEKHLRKNDVEMEEEEFWATELQIELESERQLEERLQELRGRLQGCEVEIEEKLAMSVEAGLEEERLQRERQETQWISEAEVRAQVLRVKAELKAQERQAVQLESSCRAVDRSLGQNGKKVQDMQHELEQLTKELRQVNLQQFIKQTGTKVTVLPAEPTEDESTHNSHGLVSDLVPLSGSLKRPVSSHTMSSHLRLLHSPLTSGLNPGGIYV; encoded by the exons ATGGAGCTCAAGGTCTGGGTGGATGGAGTCCAGAGGGTCGTCTGTGGGGTCACTGAGGCAACCACCTGCCAAGAAGTAGTGATTGCGCTGGCACAGGCCATAG GTCGCACTGGGAGATACACTCTGGTAGAAAAATGGCGGGACACCGAGCGTCACCTAGCCCCTCACGAGAGCCCTGTGGCTTCTCTGAACACCTGGGGCCAGTATGCTGGTGACGTCCAGCTAATCCTGCATCGCACAGGCCCCTCCCTGACTGAACGACCCCCCTCAGAAGGACCACCTCTCAGGGGGCCTGAACGTGGGCTGCATCGGCAGAGCCTCCCTCCTCTTGCAAAGCTTCGTCATCCCAACGATCGCTCCCTCCGCCGCCGTGAACCACGTCGCAAATCTCTGACGTTCACCGGTGCACCCAGAGGCCTTAGGGAGATACTAGGCGGAGGGCGCATCGGCGAGGCCGAGGCTAAACGAAGACTCCTTCATGGAAACGGTGGGAATCACCACCATGCAGGGCCAGCCATCGGGACTGCATCGCCTGGCCTGTGGGCCTGTCGCATGGAAGAGTTGGTCAGACTGGTCGGTCTACAGAGAGAGACTCTCAATGTGCTGGAGAAAAAGCTGGAGGCCTATGAGGCTGAGCTCCACGCCTGGGCTGAAGGGCGAGGGGGCCGAGGTGGAGGTTGCATTGGGGAcccaggtggaggaggagggctgATAGAGGAGATCGTGAGGCTGGAGAAGCATCTGAGAAAGAACGACgtggagatggaggaggaggagttttGGGCCACTGAGCTGCAGATTGAGctagagagtgagagacagctGGAGGAAAGACTGCAGGAGCTAAGAGGACGCCTGCAGGGCTGTGAAGTGGAGATTGAAGAAAAGCTGGCAATG AGTGTAGAAGCAGGCCTGGAAGAGGAGCGGCTGCAGAGGGAGCGACAGGAGACCCAATGGATCAGTGAGGCTGAGGTTCGGGCTCAGGTGCTCAGGGTCAAAGCAGAACTGAAAGCCCAGGAGAGACAGGCTGTCCAGCTGGAGAGCAGCTGCAGAGCTGTGGACAGGTCACTTGGACAAAACGGCAAGAAAGTGCAG GACATGCAGCACGAGCTGGAACAGCTGACCAAGGAGCTGAGGCAGGTTAACCTGCAGCAGTTCATCAAGCAGACCGGCACCAAAGTCACAGTGCTGCCGGCCGAACCCACTGAGGATGAAAGTACTCACAACAGTCATGGTTTAG tctcAGATTTAGTTCCCCTGTCTGGCTCCCTGAAGCGCCCCGTGTCATCGCACACCATGTCAAGTCACCTCCGGCTCCTCCACAGCCCTCTCACTTCTGGCCTGAACCCAGGGGGGATCTATGTGTGA